GGGCGCGGGGCCTCCACTCCGGATGCGCGGCCGGTCAGGCGGCCGGCGCGGTTTCCGTCTTGAACAGGCCGACGCGCAGGTCGGTCGCCTTGTAGATGGTCTCGCCGTCGGCCTTCAGCCAGCCGTCGGCGATGCCGAGCACCAGCTTGGAGCGCAGCACGCGCTTCAGGTCGACGCCGTACTCGACCAGCTTCACCGCCGGGGTGACCATGCCGGAGAACTTGACCTCGCCGACCGACAGGGCGCGGCCGCGGCCCGGCGAACCGGACCAGCCGAGGAAGAAGCCGAGCAGTTGCCAGAGCGCGTCGAGGCCGAGGCAGCCGGGCATCACCGGGTCGCCCTTGAAGTGGCAGGGGAAGAACCAGAGGTCCGGGCGGATCGCCAGCGTCGCGCGGATCAGGCCCTTGCCGTGCTCGCCGCCCTCTTCGGAGATCTCCGAGATGCGGTCGAACATCAGCATGGGCGGCAGCGGCAGCTGGGCGTTGCCCTGGCCGAACATCTCGCCCCGCCCACAGGAGAGCAGATCCTCGTATTCGAAACTCGACCGTCGACCGTCCATACCGTTGCCGTCGCCTCTCGTGTGGTCCGGACGGCCCCGCGCCATGCGATCGAGGATCCGCCCCGGACGAACCGGCAGATGTCCTAGCACAGCCGGCCCCTCATCGAAAGCCGCAGCCTTGCGGAGATTTCGCGAGGGACGCGCCGGGATTCCACGCGCCGGGGGCCGGCTTGCGAGGGCGCGTCGGCATCCCTATTATCCACCGGATGCGAGGTGCGGGATTTCGCCGGCGCGGCCGCCGGCCGTTCCCGCGTGCCGCCGGGGACGTCGAGAGGGCCATGTCGGACGGGTCGGTTCAGAACTGGAGCGCGCGGCGGACGCGCCGTGCCGCCGCCGGTCGCGACGGCGACCGGCCCGTGGTGCGCTCGCTGCTCCAGGACGCCGGCCTCCGGCCGACGCGCCAGCGCGTCGCGCTCGGCGAGATCCTCTACGGTCGCGGCCATCGTCACGTCAGCGCCGAGCAGCTGCACGAGGAGGCGCTGGCCGCCGACGTGCCGGTGTCGCTGGCCACCGTCTACAACACCCTGCACCAGTTTACCGAGGCCGGCCTCCTGCGCGAGGTCGCGGTCGAGGGCACCAAGACCTATTTCGACACCAACGTCGGCCACCACCACCATTACTACGTCGAGGGCGAGAACCGGGTGTTCGACATCCCCGGCGACGGCGTCCCGGTCGGCGAGGTGCCCGTGCTGCCCGAGGGCATGGAGATCGTGCGCGTCGACGTGGTGGTGCGGCTCAGGCCGAAACGCTCCTGAGGGACGCGGCGCGCCCCGCATCCGTGCGAACACGGATGACGCGGGGCGCGGCCGGCGAATCCGGCGGCGGCGCCGGTCCCGTGAGGGGGGTGACTCGGTCGAAGGTGTCGTTCGACTGATCGACCTCAGTCGAAGGTCTCGTCGGGGTAGACGCCCCAGAGCTGCGGCTGCGGGATCCAGCCGGCGAAGCCCTTGCCGGCGAGCCGGCACCACTTGCCGTCGCATTCCTTGACCACCGCCTGGACGCCCGGCTCGAGTTCGGCGGTCTTCGCCGCCGTCTCGTCGGCGGTGGCGTGGATCGGGATCGGCGTCTTCGACTTGTCCCAGGGTGCGACCAGCGCGGTGCGGGTGCCGGAGAGCAGGCTGTGGAACACCCAGCCCTCGCCGCCCTCGAAGTCGCGGATCCGGCGCCAGTTCTCGAATTCCTGGGTGATTTCGACCGGCAGGCCGGAGCGGACGTAGCGCCAGACCACGTCCTGCTCGCGGCTCGGGCCGCGGCGGACGTTGACCGCGTCCGACTTCAGGCTGACGAAGCGCGGCACCGGCAGGCCGCTGGCGCCGGTCCGGACGGACTGGGCCTGCGAGACGGCGGTGCCGGCGAGGACGACGGCGACGGCGGCGAGCGCCGCGACGCGGCTGAGGGCGGTTCTGATCGTCATGACGGTGGTCGCAATCGCGGAACTTCGTGGCCGCAGCGAGGCCGCGGCGTCGTCGGCGGGGCCGGGTGCCGCACCCTGCGGGCGCGTCTTTCGGAGCGTTTGTGTTTGCCCTTGCATCTGCTACGAAAACATCCGACGGAACGCCGGACCGGACCCCGTGCGCCTCAGGGCGCATCCTCCGACCGGCAGGGTTAAGGACTTGTCAACGTCGGCCGCCCCTTCCCGGGCGGGACGTGCGAGGCGGTGCGACATGGCTCGGAAGAAGCCCCTTGTGGTGGTGACGCGCAGGCTCCCCGACGTCGTCGAGACGCGGATGCGCGAGTTGTTCGAAACGCGGCTCAACACCGAGGATCGGCCGCTGACGCAGGCCGAACTCGTCGAGGCGGTCAAGACCGCCGACGTGCTGGTGCCGACGGTGACCGACCGGATCGACGCCGGCGTGCTGTCGCAGGCCGGTCCCAACCTGCGCCTCGTCGCCAACTTCGGCAACGGCGTCGACAACATCGACGTCGACACCGCGACGGCGCGCGGCATCACCGTCACCAACACGCCCGGCGTCCTCACCGAGGACACCGCCGACATGACGATGGCGCTGATCCTGTCGGTGCCGCGCCGGCTCGCCGAGGGCATCGCGGTGATCGAGAAGGGCGAGTGGCACGGCTGGTCGCCGACCTGGATGCTCGGCCACCGCATCTCCGGCAAGCGCCTCGGCATCATCGGCATGGGCCGGATCGGCCAGGCGGTGGCGCGGCGCGCGCTCGCCTTCGGCATGTCGATCCACTACCACAACCGCCGCCGGCTCGGCGCCGAGGTCGAGGAGCGGCTGGAGGCGACGTGGTGGGAGAGCCTCGACCAGATGCTCGCCCGCATGGACGTCATCTCGGTGCACTGCCCGCATACGCCGGGCACCTACCACCTCCTGTCGGCGCGCCGGCTGAAGCTGATGAAGAAGGACGCCTATCTCGTCAACACCGCGCGCGGCGAGGTGGTCGACGAGAACGCGCTCGCCCGCATGCTGGAGGCCGGTGACCTCGCCGGCGCCGGGCTCGACGTGTTCGAGCACGAGCCGGCGGTCAACCCGAAGCTCGCCAAGGCGCCGAACGTCGTCCTGCTGCCGCACATGGGCTCGGCCACCATCGAGGGCCGAGTCGACATGGGCGAGAAGGTCATCATCAACATCAAGACCTTCATGGACGGCCACCGGCCGCCGGACCGCGTCCTGCCGTCGATGCTGTGAGACGGCTCCCGCGAGAGCGGGGTTCGCCGCGCCGTCGCACCGGTTGACCGGCGGAGCGCGCGGCGGCCCTTTCGGGACGGGTCCCGGGCGACCGGGACCGCTGGCTCGGCCGGGCGCGCCGGTGGGGCCTCCACGTCGAGCCGCGGCCGAAGAGCGCGACGCGCTTCATCCTTCGTCAAGGATGCCGCGATCCGACCGACACGCGACGCACCGCGGGGGCGGCGAGTCGGCGATCACATTCACGGATTTGCAAGGCGGCCACCGCGAGGGTCGATGGATCGATTCCCGGGATCCGCGACGATGTCCGCTCTTTCCGCCGTTCTCAGCGCCGTGCGTGCCGCCGTCGTCCGCCTCCGGCACGGCCGTCCCGACGGCAACGTGATCCTGGCCTTCGCGTTGTGCCTCGGGCTCGTCGCCGCCGCGTCCGGTTCTGCAATCGATTACGGGCGCGCGGCGATGGCGCGGACGAAACTGCAGGCGGCGGTCGACGGCGCGGTCATCGCCGGCGCGAAGGACACGTCGACGGCATGGTCGGCGTCGGCGACGAACGCGCTGCTGGTCCAGTACGCGCCGGCCGAGGCGGGCGGCATCGCCAGCGATTTCGCCAAGGCGACCGACGGGACGGTGACGGGAACGGCGTCGCAGTCCGTGCCGACGGCGTTCATGGGGCTCTTCCAGGTGGCGTCGATCACGATCTCGGTGTCGTCGCGGGCCAAGCTCGTCACGACCGGCAGCCGGGTGTGCGTGCTCCTGAAGAGCACGGCCGCGCAGGCGTTGACCGTGAACTCGGGCGCCAACGTGACCGCGCCGAACTGCGAGGTGCACGTCGCCTCGGCCGCCTCGCCGGCGGTGATCTTCAACGCCTCGACCACGCTGTCGACCAAGCGGATCTGCATCGCCGGCGCCGCCGTGATCGACAACGGCGGCACGCATCCGAACGTGGTGAAGTCCTGCACCACGGTGACGGACCCGTTCGCGGGCACCCTGCCGGCACCGCCGTCGACGACCTGCCAGTACAACGGCGGCAACTGGAACGGCGGCACGGCCAGCCTGACGCCAGGGGTCTATTGCGGTTGGTACAATTTCAACGGTGCCCCGACGGTGAGCTTCGCGCCGGGCGTCTACGTGATCAAGGGCGGCGGCATGAACGTCAACGGCGGCACGTGGACGGGGTCCGGGGTGACGTTCTACTTCGACGATTCCTCGGTCATCCAGTTCAATTCGGCCGTCAAGGCGACGCTGAAGGCGCCGACGACGGGCACCTACGCCGGCATCCTGTTCTACGAGAAGGCGGGCCTCGGCCAGTCGAACTTCGTGTTCGACGACAGCCTCGGCCACGACCTCGACGGCCTGATGTGGCTGCCGAGCCGGAACGTGACCTTCAACAGCGGGTCGCAGGTCGCGGCCGACAAGCTGACGATGGTGTTCAACACGCTGATCCTGAACAGCATGACCTGGGCGATCGACCTCTCGACCACGAAGGGCATGACCACGACCGGCGCCGTCGCGGGCTCCGGCGGGTCGGGGGGCGTCCATCTGCTGCAGTGAGGGTGACGCGCGGCCATGTCCGTGCCGGTCGATCGCGGTCCCGAGCCTAGAGAGCCACGATCGCCGCGTCGCCGCCGAGGGCGGTGAAGGCGGCGGGGTCGGTGCCGGTCATGAAGCTCTGTCCGCCGTCGCGGTCGAGGCGGGCGAACAGGGCCGCGCGGCGGCCGGGGTCGAGATGAGCCGCGACCTCGTCGAGCAGCAGGATCGGGGTGATTCCGGTCTGCTCGGCGACGAGGCGGGCCTGCGCCAGCACCAGCGCGATCAAGAGCGCCTTCTGCTCGCCGGTCGAGGACAGCTCCGCCGGCATCGCCTTGGCGGCGTGGTGGACCCGGAGGTCGGCGCGCTGCGGCCCGGTCAGGGTGCGGCCGGCGGCACGGTCGCGCGAGCGCGCCGCGGCGAGGTCGGTGCGGTACCAGTCCTCGACGTCGGAAGCGGAGGCGGCCTCGAGCGCGGCTTCCACGTCGCCCTCGAGGGCGAGGCGGGCGGCGGGGAAGGCGTCGTCGGCGCCGCCGGCGTCGATCAGGCGGACGAGGCAGCCGACCGCCTCGCGCCGGGCCGCCGCGACCGCGACGCCGAGGGCGGCGGTCTCGGTCTCGACGGCGTCGAGCCAGGCGGGATCGGTACGGTGGTCCTCGAGCAGGCGGTTGCGCCGCGTGAGGGCCTGCTCGAAGGCGGCGACCCGGCGGCCGTGGGCGGGATCGAGCGCCAGCACCAGTCGGTCGAGGAAGCGGCGGCGGTCGCTGGCGGGGCCGGTGAACAGGCCGTCCATCGCCGGTGTCAGCCAGAGCACGCGGGCGTGGTCGGAGAGGGCGTCCATCGATCGCGCCGGCTCGCCGTCGATGCGGACCTGCCGGCCGGCCTCGCCGGGCACGAGGCCGGTGCCGATCCGCACGGGGCCGAGCGCGCCCTCGATCTCGGCCGAGACCGAGAAACCGCCGGCGCCGCCGATACGGGCGATCTCGGCGAGGGTGGCCCGGCGCAGGCCGCGGCCCGGCGACAGCAGCGACAGCGCCTCCAGCACGTTGGTCTTGCCGGCGCCGTTGTCGCCGACTAGCGCCACCGAGCGCCGCCCGAAGACGAAGCGACGCGCGGCGTGGCTGCGAAAGTCGGTCAGTGCCAGCGCGGTGACGAAGACCCGCGCCGTCCGGTCCGGGTCGGTCATGGCGGCGGCCGTGGAAGCTGCGGCGGCGCCCGTCACACCCGCATCGGCATCAGGACGTAGAGCGTGTCGCCGTCGCCGACGTCCTGGATCAGGGTCGGCGAGCCGGGGTCGGCGAGGCGGAACACGGCGGTCTCGCCGGTGAGCTGGGCGGTGATGTCGAGCAGGTAGCGGGCGTTGAAGCCGATGTCGAGCGGCTCGGCGTCGTATTCGACCACGAGTTCCTCGGTGGCCGAGCCGGAATCCGGGTTGACCACGGTGAGCACCATCTTGCCGGCGGTCAGCGTGAGCTTCACCGCGCGGCCGCGCTCGGAGGAGATGGTGGAGACGCGGTCGACCGCCTCGGCGAACTCCGCGCGGTCGGCCCGGAGCTCCTTGTCGTTGCCCTGCGGGATGACGCGGCCGTAGTCCGGGAAGGTGCCGTCGATCAGCTTGGAGGTCAGCACGACGTCGCCGACGGTGAAGCGGATCTTGGCGTCCGACAGCTCGACGCCGACGTCGAGGTCGGGGTTCTCGAGCAGGCGCTGGATCTCGCCGACGGTCTTGCGCGGCACGATGATGCCCGGCATGCCCGCGGCCCCGTCCGGCGCCGGCACGTCGGCGCGGGCGAGGCGGTGGCCGTCGGTGGCGACGGCGCGGAAGCGGCGCCCGCCGGGACCCTCGACCGTGTGCAGGAAGATGCCGTTCAGGTAGTAGCGAATCTCCTCGTTGGAGATCGCGAACTGGGTGCGCTCGATCAGCGTCTTCAGGGAGGACGCCTTCAGCGTGAAGCGGTGGCTGAGCTCGCCGACGGTGATGTCGGGAAAGTCGCTCTCCGGCAGCATCTGCAGCGAGAAGCGCGAGCGGCCGGAGGTGATGGCGAGGGTGGCGCCGTCGGACGAGGTCTCGAGGCCGACCTGCGAGCCCTCGGGCAGCTTGCGGACGATGTCGTAGAACATGTGCGCCGGCACGGTGGTGGCGCCGGGGCGCTCGACCATGGCCGGGACGGTCTCCTGCGCCTCGAGGTCGAGGTCGGTCGCCTTCAGCTTCAGCGCGCCGGCGTCGGTGCGCACCAGCACGTTCGACAGGATGGGGATGGTGTTGCGGCGCTCGACGACCCGGTGGACGTGGGTCAGCGACTTCAACAGTTCGGAGCGCTCGAGCGTCACGCGCATGGGTCATCCCGTGGGGCGGGAAGGGACGGCCGACCGGGAAGGCGAGGATACGCGGAACGGTAGGCCGGCCCCTCGTGATCGGATCAGGGCGGCCCCGCGGTCTCTCGCGAGGGCCGCAGGGACAGGCACTTTACGGGGTTCGGCCGACAACGCAAGACCGTGACGCCACGAAGCGGCACGGCGCGGTCCATACACGGCGATCCACCGGAGACCTCGTGGTTTTCGACAGGATGTCAACAGGCGCGCGGGAGGCATGTCCCCGGGAACGGCCGGTGGACATCCCGGTGGAAACCACCGGGGATGCGTCGTGGACAAGGTCGTGGACGGGCGGTGGACGGCACCCGGAAGCCGGGCGCCCGTCGGCGGCGCGGATCAGGCGTCGAGCATGCGCTTCAGCACGTCGATCTCCTGGGCGAGCGCCTCGTCGTGACCGACGAGATCCTCGACCTTGCGCACGGCGTGCAGGACGGTGGTGTGGTCGCGCCCGCCGAAGCGGCGGCCGATCTCCGGCAGCGAGCGGGGCGTCATGGTCTTGGCGAGATACATGGCGATCTGACGCGGCCAGACGATCGAGCGCGTCCGCCGCGAGGACAGGAGGTCCTGCTTGGAGACGTTGTAGTGCTTGGCGACGACGCGCTGGATGTCCTCGATCTTGACGCGGCGTCCGTCGGCGACGCGGATCAGGTCCTTCAGCGTGGTCTCGGCGAGGGCGAGCGTCACCGACAGCCCGGTCAGCTGGTTGTGGCCGACGAGGCGGGTGACCGCGCCTTCGAGGTCGCGCCCCGAGGAGGTGACGTTGCGGGCGATGAAGTCGACGACGTCGTCCGGCACGGCGAAGGCCGGCGCCTGCTCGCGGGCGAGGGCGATGCGACGCTCGACGATGGCGCGGCGCAGGGCGAGGTCCGGCACGCCGATCTCGACCAGGAGGCCGCCGGCGAGGCGCGAGCGCACCCGCTCGTCGAGGGTCTCGAGTTCGACCGGCGGGCGGTCGGCGGCGACGACGACCTGACGGGCGCCGTCGATCAGCGAATTCACGGTGTGGCAGAATTCCTGCTGGATCTGCTTGCCGTGCAGGAACTGCATGTCGTCGATGATCAGGAGGTCGATGGTGCGCAGCGCCTCCTTGAAGGCGATCGCCGACTGGGTCTGCAGCGCGTGGACGAAGCGGTACATGAAGTGCTCGGCGGTGAGGTAGAGCACCTTCACGCCGGGGCGGGCCGCCTTCAGCTCGTGGCAGATCGCCTGCAGCAGGTGGGTCTTGCCCTGGCCGACCGCGGAATGGACGTAGAGCGGGTTGAACTTGACGCCGCCGGCGCCCGGTCCGTCGACGATCTGGCGCGCGGCCGCGAGGGCGAAGCGGTTGGCCGAGCCCTCGACGAAGGTCGCGAATGTGTAGCGCGGGTCGAGCGGCGAGGAGATGTCGTCGAAGGGCGAGGCGGCGGCCTCGGCCGGTGCGGCGGCGGCCGGCGCAGGGGCGGCGGGACGGGCCGGCTCGCGGCGCGGCTCGGCGCCGACGCGGATGGTGGAGCGGGCGATCGAGGCGATCGGGCCGGCGGCGGGCGCGGCGAAGCGGGCCGGGGTCTCGACGCGGGCGCGGATGGCGCTGCGGACGGCGACC
This Oharaeibacter diazotrophicus DNA region includes the following protein-coding sequences:
- the fabA gene encoding 3-hydroxyacyl-[acyl-carrier-protein] dehydratase FabA, with protein sequence MDGRRSSFEYEDLLSCGRGEMFGQGNAQLPLPPMLMFDRISEISEEGGEHGKGLIRATLAIRPDLWFFPCHFKGDPVMPGCLGLDALWQLLGFFLGWSGSPGRGRALSVGEVKFSGMVTPAVKLVEYGVDLKRVLRSKLVLGIADGWLKADGETIYKATDLRVGLFKTETAPAA
- the irrA gene encoding iron response transcriptional regulator IrrA, which gives rise to MSDGSVQNWSARRTRRAAAGRDGDRPVVRSLLQDAGLRPTRQRVALGEILYGRGHRHVSAEQLHEEALAADVPVSLATVYNTLHQFTEAGLLREVAVEGTKTYFDTNVGHHHHYYVEGENRVFDIPGDGVPVGEVPVLPEGMEIVRVDVVVRLRPKRS
- a CDS encoding SH3 domain-containing protein — encoded protein: MTIRTALSRVAALAAVAVVLAGTAVSQAQSVRTGASGLPVPRFVSLKSDAVNVRRGPSREQDVVWRYVRSGLPVEITQEFENWRRIRDFEGGEGWVFHSLLSGTRTALVAPWDKSKTPIPIHATADETAAKTAELEPGVQAVVKECDGKWCRLAGKGFAGWIPQPQLWGVYPDETFD
- a CDS encoding 2-hydroxyacid dehydrogenase; translation: MARKKPLVVVTRRLPDVVETRMRELFETRLNTEDRPLTQAELVEAVKTADVLVPTVTDRIDAGVLSQAGPNLRLVANFGNGVDNIDVDTATARGITVTNTPGVLTEDTADMTMALILSVPRRLAEGIAVIEKGEWHGWSPTWMLGHRISGKRLGIIGMGRIGQAVARRALAFGMSIHYHNRRRLGAEVEERLEATWWESLDQMLARMDVISVHCPHTPGTYHLLSARRLKLMKKDAYLVNTARGEVVDENALARMLEAGDLAGAGLDVFEHEPAVNPKLAKAPNVVLLPHMGSATIEGRVDMGEKVIINIKTFMDGHRPPDRVLPSML
- a CDS encoding Tad domain-containing protein encodes the protein MSALSAVLSAVRAAVVRLRHGRPDGNVILAFALCLGLVAAASGSAIDYGRAAMARTKLQAAVDGAVIAGAKDTSTAWSASATNALLVQYAPAEAGGIASDFAKATDGTVTGTASQSVPTAFMGLFQVASITISVSSRAKLVTTGSRVCVLLKSTAAQALTVNSGANVTAPNCEVHVASAASPAVIFNASTTLSTKRICIAGAAVIDNGGTHPNVVKSCTTVTDPFAGTLPAPPSTTCQYNGGNWNGGTASLTPGVYCGWYNFNGAPTVSFAPGVYVIKGGGMNVNGGTWTGSGVTFYFDDSSVIQFNSAVKATLKAPTTGTYAGILFYEKAGLGQSNFVFDDSLGHDLDGLMWLPSRNVTFNSGSQVAADKLTMVFNTLILNSMTWAIDLSTTKGMTTTGAVAGSGGSGGVHLLQ
- the recF gene encoding DNA replication/repair protein RecF (All proteins in this family for which functions are known are DNA-binding proteins that assist the filamentation of RecA onto DNA for the initiation of recombination or recombinational repair.), producing the protein MTDPDRTARVFVTALALTDFRSHAARRFVFGRRSVALVGDNGAGKTNVLEALSLLSPGRGLRRATLAEIARIGGAGGFSVSAEIEGALGPVRIGTGLVPGEAGRQVRIDGEPARSMDALSDHARVLWLTPAMDGLFTGPASDRRRFLDRLVLALDPAHGRRVAAFEQALTRRNRLLEDHRTDPAWLDAVETETAALGVAVAAARREAVGCLVRLIDAGGADDAFPAARLALEGDVEAALEAASASDVEDWYRTDLAAARSRDRAAGRTLTGPQRADLRVHHAAKAMPAELSSTGEQKALLIALVLAQARLVAEQTGITPILLLDEVAAHLDPGRRAALFARLDRDGGQSFMTGTDPAAFTALGGDAAIVAL
- the dnaN gene encoding DNA polymerase III subunit beta, which translates into the protein MRVTLERSELLKSLTHVHRVVERRNTIPILSNVLVRTDAGALKLKATDLDLEAQETVPAMVERPGATTVPAHMFYDIVRKLPEGSQVGLETSSDGATLAITSGRSRFSLQMLPESDFPDITVGELSHRFTLKASSLKTLIERTQFAISNEEIRYYLNGIFLHTVEGPGGRRFRAVATDGHRLARADVPAPDGAAGMPGIIVPRKTVGEIQRLLENPDLDVGVELSDAKIRFTVGDVVLTSKLIDGTFPDYGRVIPQGNDKELRADRAEFAEAVDRVSTISSERGRAVKLTLTAGKMVLTVVNPDSGSATEELVVEYDAEPLDIGFNARYLLDITAQLTGETAVFRLADPGSPTLIQDVGDGDTLYVLMPMRV
- the dnaA gene encoding chromosomal replication initiator protein DnaA, with protein sequence MLDADFGDKDKPRHRDAWTRVLGRLKAELGEEVFSCWFANMNLEGIDGGTVVLSVPSRFLKSWIATHYRDKLTSLWQNENESVRKIEVAVRSAIRARVETPARFAAPAAGPIASIARSTIRVGAEPRREPARPAAPAPAAAAPAEAAASPFDDISSPLDPRYTFATFVEGSANRFALAAARQIVDGPGAGGVKFNPLYVHSAVGQGKTHLLQAICHELKAARPGVKVLYLTAEHFMYRFVHALQTQSAIAFKEALRTIDLLIIDDMQFLHGKQIQQEFCHTVNSLIDGARQVVVAADRPPVELETLDERVRSRLAGGLLVEIGVPDLALRRAIVERRIALAREQAPAFAVPDDVVDFIARNVTSSGRDLEGAVTRLVGHNQLTGLSVTLALAETTLKDLIRVADGRRVKIEDIQRVVAKHYNVSKQDLLSSRRTRSIVWPRQIAMYLAKTMTPRSLPEIGRRFGGRDHTTVLHAVRKVEDLVGHDEALAQEIDVLKRMLDA